Within Eublepharis macularius isolate TG4126 chromosome 19, MPM_Emac_v1.0, whole genome shotgun sequence, the genomic segment CAAAATCTCAGACCTCTCTTGCTAGTGTGGCCGGGGCCAGCCTGAGCTACTCACCTGCAGCAGAAGGAGGGCTTGGCTGTATCTGCCGCAGCATGTCCCAAAGGTCTTCGAAGGGTCGGAAGTTTGCTAGAATCAGATCTATCAGTTGGCTTTCAAAGAATAGGCTTTGCCGGATGGCAGCAGATGTCATCATCTGGTCGAATGACCGCTTCATCATTTGCAGGAGTGCGATGGCCACTTTTTCCGCGTGGGCCTCAAGAGTGTAGATGGGCACCCTGACCTCCTGGAAGGGGAACGGACGCCGTGAGTAGTGGGGAGGGGACCTGCGTGGCTCTGGCTGGTTCCGCCTACAGTCCCCGAAAGACAGGTCTGAGCTGACAGGTATCCTGTGCTCGAGGAAAGCTGAAAACTCCTCGAGCACTTCCTCTATGACCTCCACCACTTCAGAGGCTGTCACCAATGCTCCTTCATAGGCCACGGGGCCCCACGCTCTGAAGACATCATAAATGCGGGTTTCTTGGTTTGGGGAGTCCTCGTGCATTATTTCGACTCCTCTGCTGTCCCGCTCGGGGAGGGAGTCAGAATCGATCCTTTCGGAGGCGTGGCATAGTTTTGTGATGACCTTTTTGGTGATGCTGCAGGCCAGGAAAACGGCAGCATTTGGGAAAGAACCTGCACCGCGGAGCTCTCCCCGGTGCCGGCTTAGGTAATGGATCAGGTAGTCCTCAATGGCCAGGGACACGTAACTGTCCAGGCACTGCATTTCTGCTAAAACCTTCCTGAAAGCGTCGCTCAGGAAATCAGCTGTTATTTCCATCCAGTTGTTGGGCACTGCAAGAAGGCTGCCGAGGAAAGCGCAGTGCCCTGGATAATCTGCTGGATCCAGGAGGACACCATTCTGCTCCATCTTTGGGCTGCCTGTGGAAGACAAAAGGTGAGAGGTGAGGGAAGGTCATCGCGTATGGTTGTGGAATGCCAAAAATACCTCCCAGACCTGGAAAAATGAGGGACGTGCCCTGAGGGCAGACCATTACCTGCATCCCTGCAGGCGTCCTCTACGGCCTGGTTTTCCAGGGCGCCCACatctggttgctggctggctgcgggtgacaagaagaacacaataactgtagggagaagaagggtcaggcctttgggggc encodes:
- the LOC129345919 gene encoding uncharacterized protein LOC129345919 isoform X2; this encodes MLSLCSDIHQGGVKRLSGWRRLRNWFSKKRNWFSKKRNWFAKKTSKVSIASQQPDVGALENQAVEDACRDAGSPKMEQNGVLLDPADYPGHCAFLGSLLAVPNNWMEITADFLSDAFRKVLAEMQCLDSYVSLAIEDYLIHYLSRHRGELRGAGSFPNAAVFLACSITKKVITKLCHASERIDSDSLPERDSRGVEIMHEDSPNQETRIYDVFRAWGPVAYEGALVTASEVVEVIEEVLEEFSAFLEHRIPVSSDLSFGDCRRNQPEPRRSPPHYSRRPFPFQEVRVPIYTLEAHAEKVAIALLQMMKRSFDQMMTSAAIRQSLFFESQLIDLILANFRPFEDLWDMLRQIQPSPPSAADIGEWQGTPPGEDGPRAFSAQGSEDAAAAGETSPSEPAPPLGDVDGRAAPTPLEEILLYSTPSVSLDETSSVISMSPTLDSEDDCLPCAGCSPEQQT
- the LOC129345919 gene encoding uncharacterized protein LOC129345919 isoform X1 gives rise to the protein MLSLCSDIHQGGVKRLSGWRRLRNWFSKKRNWFSKKRNWFAKKTSKVSIASQQPDVGALENQAVEDACRDAGSPKMEQNGVLLDPADYPGHCAFLGSLLAVPNNWMEITADFLSDAFRKVLAEMQCLDSYVSLAIEDYLIHYLSRHRGELRGAGSFPNAAVFLACSITKKVITKLCHASERIDSDSLPERDSRGVEIMHEDSPNQETRIYDVFRAWGPVAYEGALVTASEVVEVIEEVLEEFSAFLEHRIPVSSDLSFGDCRRNQPEPRRSPPHYSRRPFPFQEVRVPIYTLEAHAEKVAIALLQMMKRSFDQMMTSAAIRQSLFFESQLIDLILANFRPFEDLWDMLRQIQPSPPSAAADIGEWQGTPPGEDGPRAFSAQGSEDAAAAGETSPSEPAPPLGDVDGRAAPTPLEEILLYSTPSVSLDETSSVISMSPTLDSEDDCLPCAGCSPEQQT